The region CATGACAACCTCAGAAACAGGAGCACAAACAACTCACAGACAGTACTGGGCCACAAGCACTAGAATACACAGTGAACAGGAAAATTAGCATTCTGGGGGGCTACTCATCTGGCAGAAAGGTGAACATTTTATGTCCACAATGCAAAGACCAATGAGTGTCATTTCATTGAAAGGTGCAAAGTTATGGTGTCAGACACACTGCCAAGACTTATTCTAAATACCATGAAAACAACCTGGGGTGCATAGCCCATGCCTCTCTCCCCTTTGGGTCTGGGCATATTCCTTACACCTAAGGTGCCAGAGGAGCAAGAGGCAGCTCAGCAGGGGGGGGTTGAGGATGACAGTCCTTCCCGGCTAATGCAGGGAATCATTTAAACTTAGTTCGCTTGGTGAGCTCCTACTCATGTTTGTCAGGCTTGCCATGAGGGACTTAACTTTATGGGCATAGTAGTCCCTTAAATTAACGGAAGGGACCTCCTTCATTCCATCTCCAAAGTCACAGCTGCGCATGGCACTCTCAAGCTGCTTTTGGCGCCGATAAAAGTGGGAGAACTTATTGAAGATCAAGGTGATGGGCAGTACCACCACGAGGATACCTGCCAGGATGCAGGCAGAGGCAGTCAGCTTCCCTGCCGTGGTCCCTGGGACCACATCCCCATACCCCACAGTGGTCATACTGACGGTGGCCCACCACCAGCAGGCAGGGATGGTGGCCAGGCCCTCATTCTCCTCCTTTTCGATGGTGTAGGCCACTACAGAGAAGATGGAAATCCCCACGGAGAGGTAGAGCAAGAGCAGCCCTACTTCTTTGTAGCTGTATTTCAGGGTAGCCCCCAGCGAGCGGAGGCCGGTGGAGTGTCTGGCCAACTTTAGGATGCGGAAAATCCGCATCAGCCTCAGGACCTGGGCCACCCTGCCCAAGTTGGCCAAGGTAGGTGTGCTCTCCACCACCAGGTTCACCACTAAGGTGATGTAGAAGGGGACAATGGACATGAGGTCGATAAGGTTTAGGGCATTCTTGAAAAACTTGAGGAAGTCGGGGGCTACAGCAAACCTGGCCACCAGTTCAAACGTGAACCAGGCGATGCCAAAGTGTTCCACTATTTCAAACCTGGGGTCCTCGCCAGGGTTGCCCTGGCTGTCGGGGATTTGAAAGTCTGGAAGACTGTTGAGACACATGGTGATGATGGACCCCAGCACCACCAGAATGGACAGGATGCTGAAGACCCTGCTCAAGACAGAGTAGCCGGGATTGTCCAGCGCCAGCCACAGCTGCCTGCGGAAGTTGCCCAGGGGCTGCCCATCGAATTTGGAGGCGTCGTTGTAGAAGGCCAGGATCTCATCGAAGGAGGACGTGGTGCTCTCCTGTTCGCTCTGCTCGTCCCACTTCTCCTGCTCGGGCTCCACTTTGCGGCCGTGGTAGCTGTAGCTGCAGCAGGAGTCAATGAAGAACTCGTTGATGCCCCAGTACTCGATCTCCTGGCTGAAGGAGAAGACGCACAGCTCCGCCATGACGTGAAGCTTGCCGGTGTGGTAGAAATGCAGCACGTAGGGAAAGAGCTCAGGGTTGCGGTCAAAGTAGAACTCTCGCTGGACATCGTCGTAGTCATCACAGAGCTCTAGAATGGCCTCGCGCGAGTGGCAGAGCAGCAGGCGGCCCAGGCGCGTCTCGGGGAAGCGCAGCAGCGTGTGCGAGCGCAGCCGCCTCTTGAAGCCTCCGACGTTGATTCGGATCTCTCCATCCTCGACGTTGGGCTCGGACACGTCCCACAGGCTCTGGCCGGTCATGCTCGAGACGCCCAGCCGCCCGCGCCGCGCGGGGGCGCTATACCTGGAAGCCGAAGGAACCGCGTCCGGTGAGAGCGGGATGCTCAGGgcctgagcacccctccctctctcccaccaGTCTCTGGAGGGCCCAGTCCTCTCCGGGGGGGAGGGGGCTCTCTGGGTGCTGAAGGACACTGAGATGGGGGAAACGCTGTGGGGTTTGGTCCCCTCCCTGAGAAAGGCTGCAGGGGGTTGTTTCCACCAGCGTAGCcgcacctccacccccaccccagggatcCTGTCGGTCGTTTTAAGCTTTCGGGGGATCGCGCCCCGGAGGCTCTCAGAGCCCTAGGAAGCTGACCTTGCCCGTGGGCGGGCGGAGGAGACGCCCCCGCCCGCTCGCCGCAGACAGAAGGGACCGGACCTGGAATGCTCACGGGCAGGGCTGGGCTGAGATGAGGAGCGCGTAGCTCCGGGAGGGGGGCGGGGAAATTCACCGCTCGGTTCCGTAAaccagggctgggggaagggagctGGCCTGACGTCCCCGACGCCCAGCCCCTACTCCTGGAGtccccccgccccccagcccGCCTGGCGCCGTGCCTCCGATCCGCGTGTGCCGCGCCTCACCCAGCAGAGCCGCCTGGGCTTGCCCTGCGCGTTCTGGAAGCCCTTACCTGCGAACACCGGAGCCCACGGCGGAGGCCGGCGGGAAACTTCCCAGACCTGCTTGTTAGCATCGTTGCGGCCGCCGCTGCTGGCTGGCTGTGCGTGTGCgcgcgggtgtgagtgtgtgtgagcctgTGTGTGCGCCCTGCGGGCCGGCGGGCGGGGTCCGCCAAGCGTCTTCTTCTGTCCCTGACCGGAGACGCTGCCGTTGCCCGCAGTTGCCAGAGGCTCACAGGTGGCTGCGTGGCCCCAGCCCTCGCAAAGCACCCCCTCCCTCGATCTGCGCGCCTCTCAGCCCCCAGGAGAGACAGCAGCCCGCGCCGCAGGCGCCCGCGGGAGGTGGAGCGGGAGCGGAGCCCGAGCGCCTGGGCGCGGGCCCTGCGCCGGGGTGCGGCGCGGTAGTGCTGAACGGACAGCTCCGCGCGCCCCAGCTCCCGGCACGGCCGCCGCCCCAGACTGGAGATGCAGCCGCCGCCTCGGCTTCTCTGCTCTCCCCGGCGCGCCCTGGCGACCCCTTTGCGTCTCCAGCTCCACTCAGGGCCGACACTTTTCCCAGTCCCTCACCCATCCCCTGGTGGCAGCTATTATTGTCACCGTCCCTCCTCTCAGGGCCCAACTAGGGACTGCCTATGGCGACCTTTCCTTTTCAGTGGGAGCCAAACTGGGGAACAAGGGGCCGTTTGCGCGAGTCCGGGGGAAGGGCAGGACGCAAGGAACGCCTCATTTCCCCCTTTTAGGGACCTGAAGAAAAGTTTCCTGAAGCTGGGGGAGTGGGATGTTGGGGAAAGACAGCAGGAGAGAAGACGAGGTAGAGGAGCCTGAGGTTGAGCTTAGCTGGCTGCCAGAGGCAGCAGGGCAGGCCTGACCGGTGTGGGAGCGAGTCACAGAGCTGTTTGGGAACTCTGTGTGGGCACCTAGTGTGTGCAGGCCGGTGTGGTGTGAGGGCTTCAGAGGAGTGCAGGGAACtagctgtgtgtgtgtagtcTGAAGACAGTAGGACTTTTCAGTGTCTGCACATGCCCTGTTGATAAGAGTGGGATGTCTGAGAGCTGAGGCAGTGTGTACAGTGTGTCAAAAAGGGCAATCTGGGGGCAGTGTGTGTACAGTGCGCTATATACAGTGTAGTATTCAGTGGTACTATGACAGGATATGTGTATGTAATAAAATGACAACTGTGCGCATGAGGACAGGGGAACTGTGGGTGTGGATCCAGCATAGATGTTCTTAGTACCTATGTCTCCATTCCCCAGGACACTTGTGGCCCAGATCTGAGAATTATTCCTTGAGATGTTGCCTGTTGGGTCCAAGCCTAGAAATGGACCCACAGTCCCTGGGAGATCCCTCCCCTTGGTCTCTCAGCCCTTTTGCATGGTCCCCATTTGCACAGGCTGGAGCACTATATGAGCTTAGCAGGGAGCTAGTGGGCTACAAGTCTTGGTTAGAAGTCTGGAAAGCCCCTGAAGTGTGGCCCTGGTCTCACAGGGCAGCCATCACAGCTGCAGTGGGAAGTACAGCCTCTCTTTTCATGGCCCTGGCAATCCCAACCCAGCTAAACTGATGCTCTGCAGAGCTTGAGTGCTCTTGGCACCTTGGATCTTGGGGAGGACTGACTCTCAGTGTGACTTCAGTGCATTCTCGTGGCCCCAAGCCTGTACCAGCCACCTGCCtctgggtgtgtgttggggggcggGGGGTGCAGGTGTGCTGTTGGCTCACAGGGCCCATGCCCATGTCCCTGCAGGCCTCTGCAAGTGCAGCGGATTCCTGGAAGGAAGGCACATGTGGGAGGGGAGAAAAGGGTGGGGAGGGCCACATGAGCTTCCTTTCTCTTGTGTCTGATGCTTTCAGagaggggggtgtgtgtgtgtgtgagagagagagagagagagagattgagattgagattgagattcagagagagggagggagagggagagagagtgtgtatCTGTATCTGGTATTTGTTATTTGATGTCTTTGTCTCCATCTCTATTCTTTCAAGGTCTGTTTTCTAGAGTATGCTCACCTTATCCCCTATCAAGGTCTGCTGGGTTTGAAGTCCCTGACTCTCCCCACACCTGGCAAGGTGGCAGTCTAGAGGTCCCTGGGTGGCTGTTATCCCCATCGGGGTGCTGCTGATTGTGGGCCTGCCCTCGGAGCTGCGTGCACTTAAGGACATGGGCCAGGGCTGTACCGCTGCCTCTTTCACCCTTTCTAGCCCCTCCCATCCCCTGGGGGTGACGCCTGTGACCCCTCCCTGCCAAGGTGCCCTCAGCAGCAGCACTGGAGGGCCAGGCTTCACGGACCATGTGGCTCTCTCTGACCCTTCCCCTCCATCCTCTCACTGTGCCCTGGCTTCTGGCCACCCCAAAGCTCACAGCCCCGCTTCTGCTTCACCATCACAGTCTGTGTCGCTTCTGCTGCATGGCCACTGCTCCCATTCCCTTGGCCTCACTCCTGGCTCTTCCCCTGGTTTAACTCAGTGCATAAATCACCCTTTCCTGCTAAATTCGGAGGCACCCTCCCCCAAAACGCTTGGGTTTGATGACTGGGgttttcctccctcccctgccttaTTTATCTTCCTGCCTCCTTCTGTTCCTGTCTGATTTTGTTATTGCTCATTCCTTCTTCCTTTGTGGTCGTGGGAGATGTTTTCCACGGACAAAGAGTTCCCccgccttctctttttctttgttcctccCACGCCCACTGCCACCCCACATGCAGACCACCAGGGCTCTGTCCAGGTCCCTGGGGCTCTTGCCCCTCCACCAGGAGGCACTCTCTGCCCCCTTTGgctctgcctccctccttccgctccccctcctcccctccccctgtccTCTCCCTTGTTCCCTCCCCAGCTGACACAGCTAAGTCACCATGCCCTTAGCCACTGGGGGCCCAGTGTCCCCTACCTGCCCTTTGTTTCTCTGGGTCAAGGACAAGCCCCCACACCCACCTCTCCTTGAACAGAAAGTGAACTTGGAGGCTGTAAGGAGGGGGCCGTAAGGAGGAGGCTGTAAGGAGAAGCCCGACTTTGGGGCACATCAGTTATTTCTTGGAAAGGCTGAGGCAGAAGCTCTATGGGTGTGACAGATGCCTTTGCAGAGGGTTAAGTGTATGTGACAGGCAGAGCCACTTGTTTATTTCCCAGTCACCATGCAGAAGAGAAATGGAACTGTCTCCTTCCTTCTGTAGCAGGGAACCTGGCTGTGTTTATGGTTTATTTAGAGGTCTGAGCCCTGATCTTAAAATACAACTGCCAGCTCCAACCACACATCAAGGCCTGCCAGGGAGAGCCCAAAAGGGCAGAGAAGTGGGGGGAAGAGTACCCTGGGCAGGGGAACAAAGGGACCCCAGAGAGTGGCCCAGATTCGTGCACCTGGGCAACTATTATCTGTGCCTTCCCTGCCAACACCGATCTCTCAGTGGAGCCTACACATCTCAGAGTGGATTTTTCCCTCTGACAGGCAAGGGGGCTGCACTGGCGGCTTGGCTGAGGGAGTCAGGTTGCCTGACCTACATTCCCCACTGCCGAGATGCTGAGCCCTCACCCTCTCCCTTGGGTGTGAGTGCAGGGGTGCCTGCCACCGTGCGGGTGTGGACTGTCCATCTGCTCCCTACCAGCCACCCTCCCCATCACAGCCAGAGTGTTTCTTAAACACGTAAGCCAGGTCACGTCATTCCCTCCGGAAAACCTTCCAGGGAATAACTACCCAGCTGAGAATGAAAGCCACCTCCTTACCTCAGCTCCAAGACCCGCTGATGCACCCTCCCCAGCTCGCAGATGTCATCCCCCTGGTCTCTTCTCGACCAGCCACCCTCCAGCTGCATGCGCCCTCGCTGTGCCCacggggcctttgcacctgctgcccTCTCCGCTTGTCAGGGCAGCTTCTCAGGGCAGAGACTCCTCTCTTGTCACTCAGGTCTTAATTTAAACATCAATTCCTCAGAGAGGCCCAACTGCCCCATGTAAACTGGAACACTCCTTTTCTATCATTTCTTTCACAGTGCTCATATTAAACAGTTAACTGAGTACATGTCTGAATGACGAATGAAGGAGGCCCAGCTCCTATCTGACCTTCTTCTGGGCCATCCAGAGCCTTGGCCCCGCCTCTCCTTCCTTCTGGTAGATCAAGATGGCAGCTGGAGAGGGAGCGTTGctgtgcctggggctggggctccgTGTTCCCCAGGCTCTGCATGCTATCCCAAGCAGTTAGGTAATGGAGCTCATCTCTGACTGTACACTGGAATTGCTTGGGGAACTTTGAAAGAGTTGATGCCTCTCGATGCCTTAGGCCTCACCCCAGGCCAGATAAATCAAAATTTCTGGAATAGGGCACAGGGAGTCTGTGTGAATCTTAAAGTGATCACAATGTGGAGCCAAGACTGAGAACCTGAGCAGCATGTCTTTGGGGGCACAGACACTGAGCTGTGCGTCTGAGTGCAGCCCAGCAGTGAGCCCCACGAGCAGGGACCATCTTTTACTCAGCTCAGTAAACACCCACTGCAACCCCAGTTTTAGGGTCAGCACCTGCCCAGAACGGGGTTCCAAAAAGGCCAGATACCTCTGTTACTGTCTTCCCTCTGTCCCTGACTCCTTCAGGTCTTCCCAAGCTCTCTCAGAGCCATTTACCTTGGAGACAGGTTGTGATTAGGAATAATCACAGTGTCTTCCCCTCCTTGGAAGGGATTGGCTcctgagcatttattatgtggTTGGTGTGTTGGGACTGGCACCCGGGAGCCTGCAGGCCTATCTCGGGGGACGTGCTATGAGAGGGGCACAGAGAGGCTGCTGAGGGTGGAGgcagagcagaagagagagaagaacagGGAGACCCTGAGCCAGGGAGTGGGGCTGGGCCTTGGGAAGGAGGATGTGGGGGAGACTGGTGGGAGACACTGAGGGAAAAGTTGGGGGACAAAGGATTTTAAGAAGTTTTGCTACTTTGTGAATGCAGTTCCTCAGTGTTTTCTCAAGAGGCCACACTAAATACTTATATAGTTTTTGCACTGTTTCTGGTTGCTGGACTGAATTTATTGTGAGTCCTTGCCTAGGCCATTTGGCTTTATCCCTAGAGGCCACCGTCCTCTCCTCCTTCAGCCCTCCATCCCTGCATGTCCCTGAAGGCTGGCAAGGGATTGAGGTCATTTCTGAAGGGCTCCTCTCTGAGCCCCTTAATAAAAGGGGACCAGATGCCTCACGCCTGGCAGGCACAGGTCTGCTCCTAAAGGGCTGGGATCTCAAGGGTCCACCTCTTAAACTTCCTGCTCCAGGTCCCTTCTCTTTGGAGGTCTCACTGTGAGCCCCCCTGGAAGCTGCTCCACTGGGGCCCTTCACTACATTCCCCAGGACACCCTGGGATAAGGCTGAACTAAGATGAACTTGGTTAAATTTAGACTTAAGGCTGCTACAAGAGGTAAAAGGACAGCATGGCTCCTGCATAGGGGCTCCTCCCGCCTCACTCTCACCAGCCTTTGGGCCCTTGCTGTCtttcccctctccccaggcctTCCTGGAGGCCTGCGGTATGGAGTTCGAACCCCATCCACCCAGGAGCCCCCCCTCCATCTGCCTCAGACGTGTGACGTGTCACTTCTGCTGTCCTTCCTCTCCTGACCCTTTGCTGGGTGACAGACCACTGgactgcacccccagccctccccctgGCCCTAATCTCTGGGCCCTGGCGGACACCATAGCAGGACAGTTCACCTCAAGACCCTCACCTGCATGCAGGGAGTGGCAGTGTCTCAGCAGCTACCCACCGCAGTAAGCGGCTGAGGAACAGGAAGCCAAGAGTGATGGTGAGGGAGGCCGTGAGGGAGGCCTGGGCTGAGGAATGTGCCCTGTGGCTGGGTGGCTTGGGTCCCAGTCCCACTTTTCTAGCCACAACAGCTTTACCCTCCCCATGCCTGTGATTCTCATCCTGAAAACCTAGGATGGTCCCAACTGGCAAGGCTGCTGTGACTATAAAAGAAGCGTTAAAGGGCTATAGcaaggcctggcacacagctAGTGCTTCTGATGTTAACCATGACTAGTACAATTACTGAGTGTTTGTGATGTGATCGGCCTTGTGCCAAGCTCTCTGCTTGCCTCCAGCCCTCACTTGGGTACTGTTATTAATCTCATTTTAGCGATGCCCATTAAATGGGGTGTTTAGATTCAAACGTGGCTCTCTGGTTCCAAAATCTGCCCTCTTAATGATCTCAAGTACGTGCAAGATTAATTAAGGTAGGCTAATTATTGTAACAAAACAACCCCCAATCCCAGTGGCTTAACATAATAAAAGGATCATTTCCTGCTCCTGTTACAGTCCCACTGGGTGCTTGGGAATAGCCTTCCACGTATCTGAGGACCCAGGTTCCTTGCATCTAAAGCTCTGACAGCTTCAAGGGCCTCGGGGTCCTTTCTAGGGATCCTCTGCATCAAGACGGGAGCTGAGGGGAGAGCGTGAAGAATGGGGGAGACGTATTCAAGGCCAGGTCTGGAAGCGCAGACTTGATTTCTGCCCACGTTCCTTTGGACAGAACTCAGTCATATGGTCCCGTGTAACTAGGAACAATGGAGGAGGttgcaggaagaagaggaattaGGGGTGTCAGCATTCTTGGTTTCCAGTGGGTGAGTAGAAGCTGGCAGACATCCGGGGTCCATTTCTCCCAAGGTGGGAAGAGGAAGCACAGAAAGTCCCTCCTCACTGCTTACCACGAGGGGACTGGAGGTGCCGccagctggaaggacttcacTCCCGGATGCAGGCCCAGGGTGCCCCGACTCTGTGGGAGTCCTGAGCTGGCACTGAGGAATGGTATCTCAGCCTCAGGTAAGACCTTCCCGTTTCTCCAGACGTTTTCAGCCCTGAACTTATCCACACCACACGTCTGAGGAAGGGGGTCGGTCCCAGTTCCTGGTTGCAAGCAGGAGAGATTTGGGCAGATGCAGCATTCAATTAAGGGCATTAAGCAGGCCACAGACTGCCGAGGCCAGAAACCAGACTTGGAAGCTACAGATGCTAAAAcccactcccctcctcctcctttgaTCTCTACTCTAGGCTGGGAACTTGGGGGAAATATCTCAGGGAAAGATTCCCCTTCTGCCCCGGACTGCTTGTCCTTTATCATGGTCAACTGTCTACCCTAGGACACATTCCCAGCTCCCCAGACCTTCCCTAGCTCAGTGGAGCCCACAGCTGCTGCCTCCCCAGACCCTTATTCTTCTGTGAAGGTGATACTCACCCAGCTATCCAACATGGCCATcaatccatccatctatccacccacGTCCCCATCCCACACCCTGGTTGCCTCTGTGGGCTCCCGTTTCCATGGTTACTCCAGGGCCTGAGTCTGCTCTGGGTGTGCTGAAAGATTCTCTGCTCTAGGCTGTTCCCACGACAGCTTTACTGCTGGACTCAAACTTCGGATTGCTTGTGGGGTCACACCCTTCCTACAGCTCTCCCTCCTGCAGATCACACATTGCTTGTACAGCGGTCCATCAAAGTgatcagtaaaataaaacaaaagctctCCAGTATTTGAATAGAAAGACACTCTGGAAGTACAATGTCTGGGAGACGGGCCACAGGAAACCAATGGGAGTCCCTAGAGGTAGATAGGGCTCCTTTGTAATAATTACAAAAACTAACACTTCTTGGGCACTTACTATAAGCCAAGCACTTTTAAGGATTTCACAACTATGAACTAGGTTAATTCTTACAATGACCCTGCAAGGTACTGTTATGATTATCTcagaggaaacaggcacagaaagATTGAATAACATGTTCAAGGTTACAGAGCAGAGCTTAGATTCAAAGCAAGACAGGCTGACTCTAGAGGTTTGTTCTTACTACACGTTGCATTCATGGCTTCTCTGCAGCCATTCCTCCCCACCCAGGGATTCTGGAAGTTTCCCTGATCCTTTCTTTGAGATCGGAAGTAGGTTTATGAACACCTCCACAGCATTCAGCTCTGCTCTGGGGGCGACAAATGCCCATATGTGAGAGCCCCCTTCCCACTCTAGACCCACTTGGCAGCAGCTTTCAGTCGTTCAGAAACCTGGCTGGGCCACAGATGCTCTCAGGTGGActtccctggccctgcccactCTGAGCTGGTCTATCTGTGGGCTCTAGAGGCTTCCTCAGGTCACATCCAAGATGCAGCTTGTCCTCAGAGACCTTCAGGAGGGTGGGAAGAAACCCAGCTGAGGGAAGACACAAGATGTTCCTCACAAGTGACAGAAAACCAATTCACACCCTTCCCTGCAGCCAAAAATTAAGCTAGTTTTTCATTTCTGTGCTTACGTGCGACTCAACTAAACATAGACATCTAGGAATGCAAACAATGACTAGATTTTCTTAATTTAGGGCAGTTTTAATTAAATCTTGCTAAAATGACAGAGGCTCTGGGTATTTTTATCATGGTAGAAAGCAGTGTGATTCGGGAATAGGAGAGGCGGGGAACATGATGCTCAGAAGGCCTCCCCCCTTGCCCACCCCCTCCCGGGCCTGCCCCATGAAGCTCCTGAGGAAAGAGGCAGGCCTCTTGGgattcttgttttctttattcttgtttttattaaaagaaacTAGTTTCCTTATACTGCACCCATTCTAACTAACTAGAGCTGAAAATCTTAGCAAAATACTTagcaaaaaatgtttaaattacagGATTAAATTTTGAGAAATTAGCATAAATAGCAtaaatactaaaaaacaaaacaaaaaaaaatttcaaaggtaGAGTCTCCTAGAACCTATTGATCACCCATTGTTCTCCTGTCCCTCTGGACATAGGAAAGAATGACGTTTCCCCACCGGCTCCAAGTTTGGAGGAGCCATGTGACTTGTTCTGGCCAATGAGCTGGCTGGAGGTTACGGGTCCTAT is a window of Manis pentadactyla isolate mManPen7 chromosome 3, mManPen7.hap1, whole genome shotgun sequence DNA encoding:
- the KCNS2 gene encoding potassium voltage-gated channel subfamily S member 2, encoding MTGQSLWDVSEPNVEDGEIRINVGGFKRRLRSHTLLRFPETRLGRLLLCHSREAILELCDDYDDVQREFYFDRNPELFPYVLHFYHTGKLHVMAELCVFSFSQEIEYWGINEFFIDSCCSYSYHGRKVEPEQEKWDEQSEQESTTSSFDEILAFYNDASKFDGQPLGNFRRQLWLALDNPGYSVLSRVFSILSILVVLGSIITMCLNSLPDFQIPDSQGNPGEDPRFEIVEHFGIAWFTFELVARFAVAPDFLKFFKNALNLIDLMSIVPFYITLVVNLVVESTPTLANLGRVAQVLRLMRIFRILKLARHSTGLRSLGATLKYSYKEVGLLLLYLSVGISIFSVVAYTIEKEENEGLATIPACWWWATVSMTTVGYGDVVPGTTAGKLTASACILAGILVVVLPITLIFNKFSHFYRRQKQLESAMRSCDFGDGMKEVPSVNLRDYYAHKVKSLMASLTNMSRSSPSELSLNDSLH